TTTGTCGGCGCCCTGATGGGTGGTTTGGGCAATATCGAAACGCTCAAGGCCACCAGCGGAGAAGCACAATTTTTCGCAACGCTGGCTGGCCATCAGGCCACCCTGACGAACACGTCGCAAGCACTCGCTCGACAGTCGCTCGTGCTATCGAGTGTACCCAGCATACTCGGCGGCATCGGCAGCGCCGCCGTGCTCGCACTCGGTGGCTTGCATGTCATGAATGGCACGCTGACCCTCGGCATGCTGGTCGCCTTTCAGTCGTTGCAAGCCGGATTTTTCGGTCCAGTGCAGAGCCTCCTGTCGTTGGGCGCACAGCTGCAGAATGTGGTTGGCGAACTCAGCCGTGTCGACGATGTCCTCCGCTATCCTCTTGATACGCAAACGCGCTCGGAGATCGCGCCGCCGGGCACACGCGTTGATCTGCGTGTCGTCGATCTCCGCCAAACGCAGCTGCATAGTGCGGCGGCACGTCCCGAATTGAGCGGCCACGTCGAGCTTGACAACATCACGTTCGGCTATTCGCGATTGGCCCCGCCACTCTTGCGCGACTTCAGTCTCACGCTCAAACCGGGGGCGCGCATTGCCCTCGTTGGTGCGTCCGGCTGCGGCAAGTCGACGGTCAGTAAACTCGTGTGCGGTCTCTATCAACCATGGGGTGGTGAGATCTACTTCGACGGACAGCCGATTCGCGAAATCGAACGCGAGCTGTTCAGCGCATCGGTCGCCCTGGTCGATCAAGATCTGCGTCTCTTCTCCGGCACCATTCGAGAAGCGCTCACCTTGTGGGATGAGACCATTCCCGATCGGCACGTGCTCCAAGCGGCACGTGACGCGCGCATCGACGACGTCATCACCATGCGCCCGGGTGCCTTCGACAGCGAGCTGCAGGAGGGCGGCGCGAATCTGAGCGGTGGACAGCGACAGCGACTCGAGATCGCTCGGGCACTCTGCATCAACCCCCGCGTGCTCGTGCTGGACGAAGCGACCAGCGCGCTCGATACGGTGACCGAGGCCGCGATCGATCGCAATATTCGACGGCGCGGCTGTACCTGTCTCATTGTTGCACATCGATTGAGCACCGTACGCGATTGCGACGAGATTCTGGTACTCGATCGTGGCGCCGTCGTCCAGCGAGGTACACACGACGAACTGATCGACGATCGCAATGGTCACTACGCACGACTGTTGGAGGTGTCAGCGCATGCTGCTGTCTCCTAGCGCGCCCAAGACGGATCGGGTGGCCACGCCGGACGCCATCGTGGCTCGTACCGCCGGCAACAACGCTCCCGTCTGGCTCGACGACCCGAACACCACCTGGTTGATCGTTGCAGGCGAGGTCGATGTCTTCGCGGTGGTCGTGCGCAACGGTGCGCTCGACGGTGCCCGCTCGTTCCTCTTCCGGGCAAGCGCCGGTATGATCGTGCCCGGCGTCGGTTTTGACTCTCGACGGCAGATAACGCTGATTGCGGTCGGTGGCGTCGACACGATGGTGGCGCCATTGTCCAGCGAAGCGTGGCAGAGCGCCTGTCTGATGCGTCCGGCGTACTGTATCGAGCAACTCGAGCGGTTCGTGCGCGCGGTGGGCGACGGCATCGGGGAAATCGAACGGCAGTCGCCGCAATTGGATGTGCTGCTCGACGTGTCCTCGGAGGCGCGCAGCGATGCGTTGCTTGATTCCGCGGAAACGAACACCCGCGAGCACCGCATCGAGCCCGGCATGTGCGCTGGCGTGCGTCGCGATGTGCGATGGCTCTCAGTGACGCGGGGGGCGGTAGATGTGCTGGGAGCACCGCAAGCCACGTTGGCCTCTCTCGCGGCGCCGTTCCCGCTTGCTCCCGGTCTGTGGGCGCTCGCTGATGAGGAAGGTGGCGTCGTTGAGATAACAAGCGTTTCCACCCACACGCTGTTCGATCGCGGTAGTCAAACCGAGGCGCTCACGTCGTTCGCGACGTTTACCGTAGAATGCGCAGCACGTCATATGCGCCGCGATGACGTAGAGCGCACCGCACAGCTCCGGGCGCGCATGGCGGCTGATGCCGGAGCGAGCGCTGACGCGCTGACCGCGATGGCGGCCGTCATGACGGGCAACGCCACGCCCAGCGATCGACGCAAGGGCGTTCCCCTGCTGGCCGCGATGGACATCGTCGGTTCCGCGCAGCGTCTTCGTTTTCGCGCACCGTCACAGGGGCTGCACGTCGTTGACCCCGTCGCGAGCGCCTGTCGCGTGGCGGAGACGTCGTCGGTTGGATACCGTCGGGTCTTGTTGGAGCGGGCCTGGTGGACGCGAGAAGTCGGGCCGGTGCTCGGGTTCCTCGAGCTGCGCCAATTGCCCTCCACTGCCGCCCTGGATAGTCAGCAGACCGTCGAGCGGGTTCCTGTCGCGTTGGTGCCGAATGCGTCGGGCGGTTACGACCTCGTGAATCCCGAAACGGGCACACGTAACGAAGTCTCCGAGGAGCTTGCGCGCCATCTGGCCGCATTCGGCTTGGTATTCTACCGAGGCCTCCCAGCTACCGCGTTACGCATTCCCGATCTGTGGCGCTTCGTCACCACCGGGATCGGATTCGACGTGCGAACCCTTGCCCTGGTGGCGGCGCTGGGCGCCGTGCTCGGCCTGGTCCTGCCGGTGCTTAGCGGCTACCTGTTCGATGATGTCATTCCGGGTGCCGATCGCGGCGGACTGGCCACGGTCTTCGGCGCCTTGCTGATCGCCAGCATTTCGGGTGTGTTCTTCGAGCTCACGCGTTCCGTAGCCATGTTGCGACTACATACCCGCGTCACGCATGCGCTACAGCTCGCGGTGTTCGACCGCCTCATTCGCTTGCCTGCCACCTTCTTTCGTAATTACTCGGCGGGCGATCTCGGACAACGCGCCATGAGCGTGTACACCATTGGCGAGCAGGTGGGCAATGCATCATTGTCGGCGTTGCTGGGCAGTGTGGTGGCCTGCAGCTCCGCGGCACTCTTGCTGCACTATAGCGTGCCGCTGGCCATGCTCTGCGTTGGCATTCTGCTCGTCAATCTCGCCGTATCGGTGGTCGTCTCGCGCTGGTCGATGCGCTATGTCCGTGAACAGCTGGACACAGCGGGTAAGCTGTCGGGGCTTCTACTGGAGCTTTTTCATGGCATCGCGAAATTGCGTGTGGCCGCCGCCGAGCCTCGCGCGTTTGCACGATGGTCGGCGGTGTTCGGACGGCAACAGCAGGTATCGTACGCTGTCGGCTTGTTTTCGTTGAATCTCGGCGCGTTTTATGATGTGCTCGAGATCAGCACGAGTATCGCGATGTACGCGCTGTACGCGTGGCTCGCATCGCAGTCGGTCAATCACATGACGACGGGACAGTTCCTGGCGTTCTCCGCCGCCGCGGGAACGTTCACGTCGGCCGGGCTGTCGTTGTCACGCACGGCGGTGTCGATGCTCGACCTGCTACCCACCTGGGAGCGCGGGAAGCCGCTCCTCGAAACCATTCCCGAGGTCGACTTTTATCGTCCTGATCCCGGTAGACTGGCCGGCCGCATCGAGGTGCAACGGCTCACCTTCTCCTACAGCAAAGACAGTCCGTCGATTCTGCATGGCGTGTCCTTGGAAATTCCCGCGGGTTCCTTCGTGGCGCTCGTCGGTCCATCGGGCTCTGGAAAATCCACGTTACTTCGATTGTTGCTCGGCTTCGAAAGGGCGCAGAGTGGATCGATTCGATTTGATGGACACGAGCTCTCGACGGTCGATGTGTCCGCCGTGCGTCGCCAGATCGGCGTCGTATTGCAGAATGCATCGCTCACACCGGGCGATATCCTCAGCAATATCGTCGGGGCATCCGGGCGCGGACTACCCGACGCCTGGGAGGCGGTGCGCATGGCGGGCATGGAGGAGGACCTCCGTGCTATGCCGATGGGATTACACACGTTGGTGTCGGAGGGCGGCGGCGGACTCTCCGGCGGTCAACGACAGCGTCTGCTGATCGCACGGGCATTGGTTGGACGTCCGCGGATTCTCTTTTTCGACGAGGCCACCAGTGCGCTCGACAACCGAACGCAGCGTATGGTGAGCGAAAGTGTCGAGCAGTTGCTCGCCACGCGAGTGGTGGTGGCGCATCGCTTGAGCACCATTCGCCAGGCCGATCGGATCATCGTGCTCGACGGCGGACGCATCGTGGAAAGTGGAACATACGACGAGTTGATGCGGGCAGATAAGCTGTTCGCGTCGATGGCCAAGCGGCAAGACGCATGAAGCGCGCGTGGCCTGCGTTTTCGTTTACGGTGGCGACGCTGCTCAGCGCCGACACCACGCTGCCGGCGCAATCGAGTCGCGATACCGTTCGCATACCGACCATGTCGCAGTCGCTCGATATGCTCATCGCCAGGCTCCCCGGCCGGCCGGTCTCCCTATCCGAGCTGATCGGCGTCGGTCTCCAAGAAGGATTCGCGGCCCAGCTCGCGGCGGCGACCAGGCGTCGCGCCGATGGCAGCGTGATGTATGAGTCGCGCGCGCTTGATCCGCAAGTGCGGCTGCAGTCCGATGTCGCCGGTGCATCGCGGACTGGCACGATCACCACGGTATCCGGTCGCGAGACAACGGTGGGCATCGATGGTTCGCTGCCCTGGGGCACGCTGTTGTCGGCCGATTATGGCCGAACAGGAACGGCCGCCGCTCTGGGAGCGGGTGGTGGCGGCGCGGAGGCTCGGACACCCGCGCGCCTGTCGCTTGCGTTCTCGCAGCCTGTGTTGGACGGGTTCAATCAGCGCACGCTGCCGTGGCGCGCCGCGCAACTCGAACGCGTCGCTGCTGGGCAGCAGTATTCGCGTGTGCGGGAAGAGATCGCGACCGACCTCGAGGTGCGGTACTGGCAGTTGGCGGAGGCGCAGGCGATCGAAGTGGTGTACGGCCGCTCGCTCGAGATCGCACGGGAGATTCTTGCACGGAATACCGAGTTGGCGTCGCGCGATCTGGTGGCACGTGTCGACGTGCTCACGGTGCGGAGTGGCGTGGCGTTGCGCGAGTCGTTCTTCACGCAGGCGCGGCAGGCACGGTACGAGCGGTCTGATGCCCTGCTCTTCGCCGCCTACGGGGCCAAGGCCGCGGACATCGCGCAGGCGGATACCCTTCCTGTGGTCGCGGAGGACAACGCGGAGATGTCTGGCACGCGGTTCGAATCCGTTGATGACCTTGCCGAGGCAATGGTCAATCGAACCGATCTTCGGGCAGCGAGATCCATCCGCGACGCGTCACGCGTGCGGGCCTCGCAGGCTCGCAATACGCTACTCCCCTCGCTCTCTCTCGCCGGTGGCTACACATCGCAGCGTGGCAACGGATACAGCGGCGGTGGCACACCGGTTGTGGTGGGCACGTCGAACAGCTCCTGGCGCCTCGGGGTGTCGGTGGCCGCGCCGTTGTTGAACCGCGGCGATCGCGGACTGTCGCTGCTCGCCAAAACGCAGCTGGACATCGAGGACATCCGCGTGCGTGCCCAAGAAGCGCTGGTCACGCGAGAGGTGCGTCGCGCCGCTCGCTCCATGGCCCTGGGCATGCGGCGCTGGCAAAGTGCCTCCGCGGCCGCCGACTTGGCATGGGAGCAACTCGTCGCGGAGCGGCGCCGCCTCGAGCTGGGACTCGGCGACTCCTTTCGCCTGCTGCAAACCGAGGAGAATGCGGTGCAGGCGCAATTAGAAGCGGTGCGCGCACGGTATGAGGTGTTACGGGCTCGGGCTGAATATCGCTTGGCCATAGGCGACGCAATCATCGCCGGACGATAGCTCGGTGCAGGTGCGCTTGCGTCATCGAAGTACGGCCTATCGTTTGGTAGGCAGCAGCAGTTCAGTCTAAACCGTTTCGCTCCTCCGGCTTGCGATCATTGTCTAACCTCTTTGCGGTTTCTTGCCATGCCAGGCGAGCGGTACAGCGCCTCATGTGCGCACTCGCGTGCGGCACGAGCCTCAGTGCGCCGCTGTTCAGCGTCGGGGCGCAATCCCGTGCCGCGTTCAGCGGCTATGAAGTCGTGCACGAATCATGGAGCGTGGTTGACGGCCTTCCCGTCAACTCCATCAATCAGCTGGTGCAATCGCGCGACGGGTACATCTGGGCGGCTACGTTTGACGGACTGGTGCGATTCGACGGTGTGAAGTTCACGGTCTTTAATAGCGCGAACAGTCCGGGCTTGCCGAGCGACCGCATCGTATGGATGCAGGAAGGTGTAAACGGCACGTTGTGGCTGGTCACAGAGCAGCGACATTTGGTGCGTTGGCGCCGCGGGCAATTTACGGTGGTCGGGGCCGCCGGGCGCCTTCCGGCCGACTTTCTGCCGCTACTGACCGAAGGCGATGGCGCAACATGGGTTGGCACGACAATCGGGCTGGCACGCGTCGTTGGCGATTCACTGGTGCCAGTGTTGCACGATGAGATTCGTGGTGCCGTGAATGCCCTACTGCGAACACGCGATGGGGTGCTGGTGGTCGGCATGGCACAAGGCGGGATTGTTCGATTCCACACGCCGAGCGTTGGACAAATCGAACGACGATATGAGCCGATGGATAGCACCGTGTCGCGCCTCACGTTGCAGTCGCTGTTCGAAGAGTCATCTGGCACGTTGTGGATTGGCGCCGCTGAGGGGATCTACTCAAATCGCGACGGCTGGAAGGTGATTCCGTCCACGCTCAACACCTCGTTCGGTTGGATCGGCCGTATCGTCGCCAATCCCGCTGGCCGCGGGGCCATTTTTTACGGACGCCGAAGGTATGGCCCGGGCCTCAGCGTCGCGGAGGCCAACAACCCTCGCTCGGTGGTGATCTCTGACGGCACACACCTGGAGCCGTTGGCAAAAGGAAAGGCGGTGACGCAGCACCCCACGGTGTGGAGCACTGGTTCGACACTGTGGCACGGCGAAGGCTCGACCGTCTACCGCAATCGTGAGCCGATTTACAGCCTCAGTTCAACAAGTAAAGCAAACTCTTCATCATTTGAGATAACAACCGGGCTGACCGACCGTGAAGGAAGCGTCTGGCTTGGCACCTTTGCGGGTGGACTTCATCGGCTGAAGCCAACGCTGGTCCACACCATCAGCGAACCGGAAGGGCTCGCGGATCGCAACGTGTACCCAACCTACGTCGATCGAGCCGGCGCCGTCTGGGTTGGCTCGTGGGAACGGGGGTTTGCACGCATCGATCCGGTATCCGGTCAGATCGAGCCGCTCAGCGCAGCAAATGGTCTGCCGCCCGTCGCGCGTTCTGTCCTGGAGACGCGCGACAGCACGCTCTGGATCAGCGTTGGTGGTTATCCAAGCGCCTTGTATCGCTGTTCACGCGCCAAGATCACGCAATGCGTAATGGAAGCAGCGAGCGGCGACACCGTGTTGGAAGTTTCGGCGCTATACGAGGATTCCGACTCTCGGTTATGGGTCGGCGCGCGGAGTGGACTGTTCCGCCGCGATAATGGGCGGCTCCGTCGCCTCGACGTGAATGGACCGGGCAAACTTTCGCCATCGGTGCGTGCGTTCGCTGCGACTCCCGACGGTGCCATATGGATGGGCACGAACGGGGACGGTCTGCTTCGCTATCGCGAGGGCGTGTTTACGAGCATCACCACGGTTAACGGCCTTCCCAGTGACTTGATCCGCTCGCTGTACGTCGACCGCGACGGCTGGCTCTGGGTTGGTACGGAAGGTCGCGGATTGGCACGGATCAATCCGCGCGGTTGGGACTCGCGACAGAACGACCCGGAACGAAGACGCATCGCGGTGATCTCCACCCGTGAAGGACTCTTCGACAATGTCATCCATCAGATACTTGAGGACGACGCCGGGCGCCTCTGGATGAACACCAATCGCGGCATCTTCTGGATTACGCGATCCGAAGCACTCGACTTGGCAAACGGTCGCGCAGCACGCGTGCACTCCACTGGGTACACGGAACGCGATGGGATGCGCAATCGCGAAGGAAACGGCGGTTCGCAGCCGGCTGGCGCGAAGGGGCTTGACGGGCGCTTGTGGTTCCCTACGCAGGATGGTGTGGTCGTTGTCGACCCACACAACGTGGCGCCGGACACTGTGCCGCCGCCGCTCGTCATCGAACAGGTCGTGGCTGGTGACTCGGTGTTGTTGCCGTTGGCCGGCGGTGTTCGACTGTCCCCAATACAGCGCGATATCCGTATCGATTTCACCGCGCTGACGTTTCTGGAGCCTCGCAACGTGCGTTTCCGTCATCGCCTGGAAGGCTACGACGACGCGTGGGTAGATAGTGATACCCGACGCAGCGCCTTCTACACCAAGCTTCCGCCGGGCCGGTACACGTTTCGCGTACAAACCACAGCCACCGGGACCGATTGGTACGAGCCCGGCGTGGTACTGACGATTACCGTCGTTCCAAGGATCTACGAAACGACGTGGTTCAAACTGATCGCAGCCGCGGCGCTGTTTGCCATTTCTGCCGTGGCCGTGCAGCGACGCATTCGTGATGCGAGTCGGAAGGCCGAGGCGCTCGAGCGGGTGGTGGCTGAACGCACGCTGACACTCCGTGACCGCGAGCGGCAGCTAGAATCGCAAAACGTACAGCTTGAAGAGCAAGCCGGTACCCTGCGCGATCTTGATCGAGCCCGCAGCCGCTTCTTTGCCAACGTGTCGCACGAGTTGCGGACGCCACTCACGCTCATGATTGCACCGCTCGATCGCCTGCGCACGCAGCTGCCCACCGAAGACCAGCGCGGCGTCTGGCTGGACCTGGCGCAGCGCAACGCCCGTCGACTGTTGGAGCTGGTCAACCAAATCCTCGATGTGGCGAAGCTCGAAGCAGGGGCCATGCGGCTCTCTCCGCGACAGGTTGAGCTGAGCGGGCTGTTACGCGGCACCATCGAAAGCTTCCGATTGTCTGCCGAGAAAAAGGCACTGCAAATTCATCTCGAGGGTCCGGTCACCTGCAACGTCACCCTCGACAGCGACGCGTTTGAAAAGATTGTCACCAATTTGCTGTCCAATGCCGTGAAGTTCACGCCGCCCAACGGACACATCACACTCCGCTTGCAGCGTGAACCAGACCGGTTGCTGCTTGCCGTCGCCAACACCGGGCCGGTCGTTCCGCCTGACAAGTTGGCCCTGGTCTTTGAGCGATTCTATCAGGTTGATGAGTCCAACACGACGATCCAACCGGGCACGGGCATCGGACTCTCGCTGGTGAAAGAGCTGGTGGAGCTACAACGCGGTACGGTGCATGCCGTCAGCACCGCCGACGCCACCACGTTCAGCGTCGCGCTTCCACTTGGCATCGCCGATCACGGTGCCCCAGCGGCCGAAGCATTGTCGGCGGGGGCCACGGAGGAGGTGGCCGACCCAGTCATCCGACGGGACGATCCGGCGTCGGATATCCCGACGCTGCTCATCGTGGACGACAGCGAAGACATGCGCACGTTCATCCGTCTCAACTTCGAGAGCCGGTTTCGCGTGCTGGAGGCAGGGGACGGCATGGAGGGGCTTTCCATGGCCCGCGCGCTGCTACCGGATGTGATCGTTTCCGATGTCATGATGCCTCGGCTCGATGGTCGCGGACTCGTGCAGCAGCTTCGCGAGAGCGAGGAGACCGATTACCTCGCGATCATTCTGCTCACTGCGCAGGCGGAAGACGAACAGCGGCTTGCCGGGCTCGAGACTGGCGCCGACGATTATCTCGTGAAACCGTTCGAGATGCGTGAGCTGGACGTGCGCGTCCGTAATCTGATCGCGGCTAGACGTCGGTTACGCGTGCGCTATCACGAGCCGTCGGCGGGTCTGACCAGCGAGAGCGGGACGTCTGTCTCTGATCAGCTCGGTGTGCCACTCGACCTGCCGCTTCGCGAGCCGGAGACGGACGGGGAGGATCCGATTGGCCTGACACCCGAGGACGCGCAGTATCGCGACAAGGTGCTCGCGGCCATCATGGTCGGACTCGGCGAGGCGGACTTTGGCGTCGCCGAGCTCGCCGATGCGGTGTTTCAAGACCGCTCGCACCTCTTCCGCCGGGTACGCCAAGTGACCGGCGTCTCCCCGTCCGAGCTGCTCCGACGCCTGCGCGCCAACGAAGGGGCTCGCCTGCTGCGCGAGACATCCGGCTCGGTGGCCGACGTGGCGTTCTCGGTGGGCTTCCGAAGCGTTTCGCACTTTTATCGGTGCTTTCAGGAATACTACAAGGTCACGCCCGCCGAGTACCGGAGTCAGCATCGCGCGTGAACGCGCGTTGTGTCGACAGGCTGCGCGTGTGCCCTACGGTTGCAGGCAGCCGGCAGGCAACCGGCAGGCAACTGAAATGCAACATGCAGAGTATATGATGGCGGTTGGGTGAGGGTATGCTTTGCCCGCGTCGAAGGCCGACGTGCACCACTCAACTCGAACGACTGAGGGTTAGACCAGATGACCGACACCATTCAAGGCACCCCGCAGGATGACATGCTGAGCGATGATCAGCTGGATACCGTCGCTGGCGGCGTTTTGGTGAACGACGGCGGATTCGACTCGAACACGGGAACGGGCACCACGACCACTGCTACCACCGCGCCCGTGAAGACCGCATCTACGACATATGTGAGAACGAGCCTCACGAGCCCCACGACCACCACGACAACAGCGACCGCCCCGAGTACTTCATACACCACCACGACCACCGCCGCCCTGAGTACGCTCCGTTCGGTCCCCTGAGGGTAGCTGGCTGACGTCGCTGTCGCCGTGAAATACGACGAACGGTCGAAACACCCCCGTGCGCCGCAACCCGCACGGGGGTCGTACGCATCGAACCATCGACGTCTGGAAAGGAGCGCGCGCGGCGTGAGCCCTAGCGCCGCTTCCGACCCACGGAGATCGATAGCGAATACGTCTCGTCGTAGCCGCCGTTCACGCCCGCCCCAAGGCCGAACGGTCGCGCATATGAAGGCCGCACGGTCAGCAGGTCGCCGAACCGAAATCCGAGGCCAACGCCCATTTCTCCGAACGTGCGATTGTTCGGCGGCAACTTCGTCGTTGCGGTGACATTGAACGTGCCGATGGGACCACCGCTGCGGTTGGCGATGCCACCCTGCAGCGACGGCACGATTGAGAAAGCGCCAACGATCGGAATGGCGCGACCAAGCGCCAGTCCGAGAGACGCCGTGGAGAAGTCAGCCATCCCGCCGCGTGCGGAATGCCAGTTCAGTTGCGCGCGAGGGCACACGCTGAAGCCCCCCGGCAGCGCCGTCGTATAGCCGAGCTCCGCGCCGACCACGGCACCCGGAGCAGTGCGCTGCTCCGTCGCGATGTACGACCCCGACAGGCCCCCGAATACGTGTTCACCGCTCAGGGTGTACTGCCCCACTAGGCGTCGAAGCTCACCGGAGGCCCCAGCCGCCCCGGCAAGGCTCTGCGAAACGATGCGTTGATCGGCGAGGCCGAGGCACGTCTGCGCCTCCACGAGGCACGGTGTCGAGAGGAGGACAACCGAAGTAACACCAATACGAAGCGAAGACTTCGACACGATACGACTCCTTCCATTACAAGGTGGCCCTGCGTTGATCTCGACGTGATTGGTCGAGGAGCGCCGCACGGCTGTACCGCTGGCCGCTACCGGAAGTTCCGCGCCGTGTCATCACGAGTTCCACTCCAGCTCGACTGGCGACTCGCCGGTTGTCGTGCTTGCTTCGGGGGCCCGCTTAATCCCCTTCAACACGCTCCGCATGAAAGAAGGCACCCGCGTTCTCG
This region of Gemmatimonas groenlandica genomic DNA includes:
- a CDS encoding hybrid sensor histidine kinase/response regulator transcription factor, which encodes MCALACGTSLSAPLFSVGAQSRAAFSGYEVVHESWSVVDGLPVNSINQLVQSRDGYIWAATFDGLVRFDGVKFTVFNSANSPGLPSDRIVWMQEGVNGTLWLVTEQRHLVRWRRGQFTVVGAAGRLPADFLPLLTEGDGATWVGTTIGLARVVGDSLVPVLHDEIRGAVNALLRTRDGVLVVGMAQGGIVRFHTPSVGQIERRYEPMDSTVSRLTLQSLFEESSGTLWIGAAEGIYSNRDGWKVIPSTLNTSFGWIGRIVANPAGRGAIFYGRRRYGPGLSVAEANNPRSVVISDGTHLEPLAKGKAVTQHPTVWSTGSTLWHGEGSTVYRNREPIYSLSSTSKANSSSFEITTGLTDREGSVWLGTFAGGLHRLKPTLVHTISEPEGLADRNVYPTYVDRAGAVWVGSWERGFARIDPVSGQIEPLSAANGLPPVARSVLETRDSTLWISVGGYPSALYRCSRAKITQCVMEAASGDTVLEVSALYEDSDSRLWVGARSGLFRRDNGRLRRLDVNGPGKLSPSVRAFAATPDGAIWMGTNGDGLLRYREGVFTSITTVNGLPSDLIRSLYVDRDGWLWVGTEGRGLARINPRGWDSRQNDPERRRIAVISTREGLFDNVIHQILEDDAGRLWMNTNRGIFWITRSEALDLANGRAARVHSTGYTERDGMRNREGNGGSQPAGAKGLDGRLWFPTQDGVVVVDPHNVAPDTVPPPLVIEQVVAGDSVLLPLAGGVRLSPIQRDIRIDFTALTFLEPRNVRFRHRLEGYDDAWVDSDTRRSAFYTKLPPGRYTFRVQTTATGTDWYEPGVVLTITVVPRIYETTWFKLIAAAALFAISAVAVQRRIRDASRKAEALERVVAERTLTLRDRERQLESQNVQLEEQAGTLRDLDRARSRFFANVSHELRTPLTLMIAPLDRLRTQLPTEDQRGVWLDLAQRNARRLLELVNQILDVAKLEAGAMRLSPRQVELSGLLRGTIESFRLSAEKKALQIHLEGPVTCNVTLDSDAFEKIVTNLLSNAVKFTPPNGHITLRLQREPDRLLLAVANTGPVVPPDKLALVFERFYQVDESNTTIQPGTGIGLSLVKELVELQRGTVHAVSTADATTFSVALPLGIADHGAPAAEALSAGATEEVADPVIRRDDPASDIPTLLIVDDSEDMRTFIRLNFESRFRVLEAGDGMEGLSMARALLPDVIVSDVMMPRLDGRGLVQQLRESEETDYLAIILLTAQAEDEQRLAGLETGADDYLVKPFEMRELDVRVRNLIAARRRLRVRYHEPSAGLTSESGTSVSDQLGVPLDLPLREPETDGEDPIGLTPEDAQYRDKVLAAIMVGLGEADFGVAELADAVFQDRSHLFRRVRQVTGVSPSELLRRLRANEGARLLRETSGSVADVAFSVGFRSVSHFYRCFQEYYKVTPAEYRSQHRA
- a CDS encoding TolC family protein — its product is MKRAWPAFSFTVATLLSADTTLPAQSSRDTVRIPTMSQSLDMLIARLPGRPVSLSELIGVGLQEGFAAQLAAATRRRADGSVMYESRALDPQVRLQSDVAGASRTGTITTVSGRETTVGIDGSLPWGTLLSADYGRTGTAAALGAGGGGAEARTPARLSLAFSQPVLDGFNQRTLPWRAAQLERVAAGQQYSRVREEIATDLEVRYWQLAEAQAIEVVYGRSLEIAREILARNTELASRDLVARVDVLTVRSGVALRESFFTQARQARYERSDALLFAAYGAKAADIAQADTLPVVAEDNAEMSGTRFESVDDLAEAMVNRTDLRAARSIRDASRVRASQARNTLLPSLSLAGGYTSQRGNGYSGGGTPVVVGTSNSSWRLGVSVAAPLLNRGDRGLSLLAKTQLDIEDIRVRAQEALVTREVRRAARSMALGMRRWQSASAAADLAWEQLVAERRRLELGLGDSFRLLQTEENAVQAQLEAVRARYEVLRARAEYRLAIGDAIIAGR
- a CDS encoding autotransporter domain-containing protein produces the protein MSKSSLRIGVTSVVLLSTPCLVEAQTCLGLADQRIVSQSLAGAAGASGELRRLVGQYTLSGEHVFGGLSGSYIATEQRTAPGAVVGAELGYTTALPGGFSVCPRAQLNWHSARGGMADFSTASLGLALGRAIPIVGAFSIVPSLQGGIANRSGGPIGTFNVTATTKLPPNNRTFGEMGVGLGFRFGDLLTVRPSYARPFGLGAGVNGGYDETYSLSISVGRKRR
- a CDS encoding NHLP family bacteriocin export ABC transporter peptidase/permease/ATPase subunit; amino-acid sequence: MLARIRTNIATSRRVWRRVTQRPSRTRTVLQMEAVECGAACLGSILGFYGCYAPLEELRVACGVSRDGVTAKNILRAARTYGLEAKGFKRELDGLRTTEMPCVLFWNFNHFVVLEGIVDDVAYLNDPATGPRRVSMQEVDEAYTGVVLCFTPGPQFERVGAEPSLRTAVRDRVRGAQGPLAFAMLAGLALVLPGLLVPAFARLFVDHVLVQSLQGWVAPLLLGMALTAALRGALVWLRSYVLLRLGARLSIVETSRFLWHVLRLPVEFFAQRSAGDISSRVALNTSVTQMLTGQVASTAIDLLLAVFYAVLMWLYDWQLALISVAIVAANLWLMRLVSATRVDGNRRLLQQEGKFVGALMGGLGNIETLKATSGEAQFFATLAGHQATLTNTSQALARQSLVLSSVPSILGGIGSAAVLALGGLHVMNGTLTLGMLVAFQSLQAGFFGPVQSLLSLGAQLQNVVGELSRVDDVLRYPLDTQTRSEIAPPGTRVDLRVVDLRQTQLHSAAARPELSGHVELDNITFGYSRLAPPLLRDFSLTLKPGARIALVGASGCGKSTVSKLVCGLYQPWGGEIYFDGQPIREIERELFSASVALVDQDLRLFSGTIREALTLWDETIPDRHVLQAARDARIDDVITMRPGAFDSELQEGGANLSGGQRQRLEIARALCINPRVLVLDEATSALDTVTEAAIDRNIRRRGCTCLIVAHRLSTVRDCDEILVLDRGAVVQRGTHDELIDDRNGHYARLLEVSAHAAVS
- a CDS encoding NHLP bacteriocin export ABC transporter permease/ATPase subunit gives rise to the protein MLLSPSAPKTDRVATPDAIVARTAGNNAPVWLDDPNTTWLIVAGEVDVFAVVVRNGALDGARSFLFRASAGMIVPGVGFDSRRQITLIAVGGVDTMVAPLSSEAWQSACLMRPAYCIEQLERFVRAVGDGIGEIERQSPQLDVLLDVSSEARSDALLDSAETNTREHRIEPGMCAGVRRDVRWLSVTRGAVDVLGAPQATLASLAAPFPLAPGLWALADEEGGVVEITSVSTHTLFDRGSQTEALTSFATFTVECAARHMRRDDVERTAQLRARMAADAGASADALTAMAAVMTGNATPSDRRKGVPLLAAMDIVGSAQRLRFRAPSQGLHVVDPVASACRVAETSSVGYRRVLLERAWWTREVGPVLGFLELRQLPSTAALDSQQTVERVPVALVPNASGGYDLVNPETGTRNEVSEELARHLAAFGLVFYRGLPATALRIPDLWRFVTTGIGFDVRTLALVAALGAVLGLVLPVLSGYLFDDVIPGADRGGLATVFGALLIASISGVFFELTRSVAMLRLHTRVTHALQLAVFDRLIRLPATFFRNYSAGDLGQRAMSVYTIGEQVGNASLSALLGSVVACSSAALLLHYSVPLAMLCVGILLVNLAVSVVVSRWSMRYVREQLDTAGKLSGLLLELFHGIAKLRVAAAEPRAFARWSAVFGRQQQVSYAVGLFSLNLGAFYDVLEISTSIAMYALYAWLASQSVNHMTTGQFLAFSAAAGTFTSAGLSLSRTAVSMLDLLPTWERGKPLLETIPEVDFYRPDPGRLAGRIEVQRLTFSYSKDSPSILHGVSLEIPAGSFVALVGPSGSGKSTLLRLLLGFERAQSGSIRFDGHELSTVDVSAVRRQIGVVLQNASLTPGDILSNIVGASGRGLPDAWEAVRMAGMEEDLRAMPMGLHTLVSEGGGGLSGGQRQRLLIARALVGRPRILFFDEATSALDNRTQRMVSESVEQLLATRVVVAHRLSTIRQADRIIVLDGGRIVESGTYDELMRADKLFASMAKRQDA